In Sceloporus undulatus isolate JIND9_A2432 ecotype Alabama chromosome 7, SceUnd_v1.1, whole genome shotgun sequence, one DNA window encodes the following:
- the LOC121937109 gene encoding acidic leucine-rich nuclear phosphoprotein 32 family member B-like: protein MEMKKRLALELRNKKPGEVKELVLDNCRSDDGKIVGLSSKFENLEFLSMINVNLIAISNLPKLNKLRKLELSDNRISGGLEVLVEKAPNLMHLNLSGNKIKDINTLEPLKKLPHLRSLDLFNCEVTTLINYRESIFALLPQLTYLDGFDTNDKEAPDSDPEADGLDDEYDENGEEGEEEEEDDEEELYEDVIDEDEDEDDLDGEEEEDGVDDEDEEDDEEGEDEDDEEGEEDLPQGEKRKREIEDEGEDDPDEDEEEDEEDD from the exons ATGGAGATGAAGAAGCGGTTGGCGCTGGAGCTGCGGAACAAGAAGCCCGGCGAG GTCAAGGAACTGGTTTTGGACAACTGTCGCTCGGACGATGGCAAGATCGTGGGCCTCTCCTCCAAGTTCGAAAACCTCGAATTCCTCAGCATGATCAACGTCAACCTCATTGCCATCTCCAACCTCCCAAAGCTGAACAAACTCCGGAAG TTGGAGCTGAGCGATAATCGTATCTCAGGCGGGCTGGAAGTCCTGGTGGAGAAGGCGCCCAACTTGATGCACTTGAACCTGAGCGGGAACAAAATCAAAGACATTAACACACTGGAACCTCTG AAAAAGCTGCCCCACTTGCGGAGTTTGGACCTCTTCAATTGCGAAGTGACGACGCTCATCAATTACCGAGAAAGCATCTTTGCGCTCCTGCCGCAACTCACCTACTTGGACGGGTTCGACACCAACGACAAAGAGGCCCCCGACTCGGACCCCGAGGCTGATGGGCTGGATGACGAATACGACGAAAACGGAGAGG aaggggaagaggaagaggaggatgacgAAGAAGAATTGTATGAGGACGTCATAGACGAAGATGAGGATGAAGACGACCTGgacggggaagaggaggaagacggaGTGGACGATGAG gatgaagaagatgatgaagaaggagaggatgaggatgatgaggaaggCGAGGAAG ACCTCCCGCAAGGCGAGAAACGGAAACGGGAAATAGAAGATGAGGGGGAGGACGACCCTGACGAAGacgaggaggaagatgaggaagacgACTGA
- the ANGPTL4 gene encoding angiopoietin-related protein 4 isoform X1, with the protein MDKRTCQIKSLQSKVNMLLPLHVKGNDMETSKWKGSLLQGSPDRPANRSQGSMAEVLEASEFPASCHQIFLDGGQSSGVYQIQPSDSPPFEVFCDMTPGNGGWTVIQRRLDGSVDFDQLWEAYKNGFGNLTGDFWLGLEKIHQITKDGRFHLLIELHDWEGNSQKVKFLFSLGGEETAYTLSLLGPILGELENAMGDFPQLPFSTRDRDHDLKGDANCAKHLTGGWWFSTCGHVNLNGKYFRSIPRQRHERKQGIFWKTWKGRYYPLRATAIKIRPTERGAAS; encoded by the exons ATGGATAAGCGAACCTGCCAGATCAAAAGCCTCCAAAGCAAG GTCAACATGCTCCTTCCGCTGCATGTCAAAGGAAACGACATGGAGACCTCCAAGTGGAAAGGCagcctcctccagggcagccccgATCGCCCCGCAAACCGTAGCCAAGGCTCCATGGCTGAAGTCTTGGAAGCGTCTG aattcccagccagctgTCACCAGATTTTCCTTGATGGGGGGCAAAGCAGTGGGGTCTACCAGATCCAGCCCTCAGACTCCCCACCTTTCGAAGTCTTCTGTGACATGACTCCAG GTAACGGAGGCTGGACCGTGATCCAGAGGCGGCTAGATGGCTCTGTCGATTTTGACCAGCTGTGGGAAGCCTACAAGAACGGCTTTGGGAATCTTACTG GAGATTTCTGGCTGGGCTTGGAGAAGATCCACCAGATCACGAAGGATGGTCGGTTCCATCTCTTGATCGAGTTGCACGATTGGGAAGGGAACTCCCAGAAAGTGAAGTTCCTCTTCAGCCTTGGGGGAGAGGAGACGGCGTACACCCTCAGCCTCCTGGGACCCATCCTTGGCGAGCTGGAGAACGCCATGGGCGACTTCCCGCAGCTGCCCTTTTCCACGCGAGATAGGGATCATGACCTCAAGGGAGACGCCAACTGCGCCAAGCACCTCACTG gaGGCTGGTGGTTCAGCACTTGCGGCCATGTCAACCTCAATGGCAAATACTTCCGCTCCATCCCGCGCCAGCGACACGAGAGGAAGCAGGGCATCTTCTGGAAGACATGGAAGGGACGCTACTACCCCTTGCGTGCCACCGCCATAAAGATCCGACCTACGGAGCGGGGGGCAGCATCCTAA
- the ANGPTL4 gene encoding angiopoietin-related protein 4 isoform X2: MATGEESIELEETPRAIQPNPCYAGTLEFPASCHQIFLDGGQSSGVYQIQPSDSPPFEVFCDMTPGNGGWTVIQRRLDGSVDFDQLWEAYKNGFGNLTGDFWLGLEKIHQITKDGRFHLLIELHDWEGNSQKVKFLFSLGGEETAYTLSLLGPILGELENAMGDFPQLPFSTRDRDHDLKGDANCAKHLTGGWWFSTCGHVNLNGKYFRSIPRQRHERKQGIFWKTWKGRYYPLRATAIKIRPTERGAAS; the protein is encoded by the exons ATGGCCACTGGGGAGGAAagtatagagttggaagagaccccaagggccatccaacccaacccctgctatgcaggaaccctgg aattcccagccagctgTCACCAGATTTTCCTTGATGGGGGGCAAAGCAGTGGGGTCTACCAGATCCAGCCCTCAGACTCCCCACCTTTCGAAGTCTTCTGTGACATGACTCCAG GTAACGGAGGCTGGACCGTGATCCAGAGGCGGCTAGATGGCTCTGTCGATTTTGACCAGCTGTGGGAAGCCTACAAGAACGGCTTTGGGAATCTTACTG GAGATTTCTGGCTGGGCTTGGAGAAGATCCACCAGATCACGAAGGATGGTCGGTTCCATCTCTTGATCGAGTTGCACGATTGGGAAGGGAACTCCCAGAAAGTGAAGTTCCTCTTCAGCCTTGGGGGAGAGGAGACGGCGTACACCCTCAGCCTCCTGGGACCCATCCTTGGCGAGCTGGAGAACGCCATGGGCGACTTCCCGCAGCTGCCCTTTTCCACGCGAGATAGGGATCATGACCTCAAGGGAGACGCCAACTGCGCCAAGCACCTCACTG gaGGCTGGTGGTTCAGCACTTGCGGCCATGTCAACCTCAATGGCAAATACTTCCGCTCCATCCCGCGCCAGCGACACGAGAGGAAGCAGGGCATCTTCTGGAAGACATGGAAGGGACGCTACTACCCCTTGCGTGCCACCGCCATAAAGATCCGACCTACGGAGCGGGGGGCAGCATCCTAA
- the RAB11B gene encoding ras-related protein Rab-11B, with amino-acid sequence MGTRDDEYDYLFKVVLIGDSGVGKSNLLSRFTRNEFNLESKSTIGVEFATRSIQVDGKTIKAQIWDTAGQERYRAITSAYYRGAVGALLVYDIAKHLTYENVERWLKELRDHADNNIVIMLVGNKSDLRHLRAVPTDEARAFAEKNNLSFIETSALDSTNVEEAFKNILTEIYRIVSQKQIADRSAHDESPGNNVVDISVPPTTDGQKSNKLQCCQNL; translated from the exons ATGGGAACCCGCGACGACGAGTACGACTATCTCTTCAAAG TTGTGCTGATCGGAGACTCCGGGGTGGGGAAGAGCAACCTCTTGTCCCGCTTCACAAGGAATGAGTTCAACCTGGAGAGCAAAAGCACCATTGGTGTGGAGTTTGCCACCCGGAGCATCCAGGTGGATGGGAAGACAATAAAGGCCCAGATCTGGGACACTGCTGGCCAGGAGCGGTACCGCGCCATCACCTCTGC CTATTACCGTGGGGCTGTTGGGGCACTCCTGGTTTATGACATTGCCAAGCACCTGACCTATGAGAATGTGGAGCGCTGGCTGAAGGAACTCCGGGATCATGCGGATAACAACATTGTCATCATGCTGGTGGGGAACAAGAGTGACTTGCGCCACCTGAGGGCTGTGCCCACAGATGAGGCGCGTGCTTTCGCAG aaaaaaacaatCTGTCGTTTATTGAAACTTCAGCACTTGACTCCACAAATGTTGAAGAAGCCTTCAAGAACATCCTTACAG AGATTTACCGCATCGTGTCTCAGAAACAGATTGCAGACCGGTCCGCCCATGACGAGTCTCCTGGCAACAATGTGGTGGACATCAGCGTGCCCCCCACCACCGACGGACAGAAATCCAACAAACTCCAGTGCTGCCAGAACCTGTGA